TGCAATGATAGATAGGGTTGAGTTGTCATCAATCTCGTCTCGCTCATTTGCATTTAGGAACAATCACTAGACCGTTAACTTGGAGTGATATTTGAGCGCAACTCGGCTGCAATAAACCTGGATAGATATCCTAGATTAGTTGTTGCAATCAAAATTTCTAAAACCCCAAGAGTCATGGCCTGTGCCACCAAAATTATATCACCATCAATCGTTTTATCACTGGCTGTTGGTTGCTCCTGCTGATGAGCCTATATCGAGAGTTATGCAGCTTGTCAAATTGCAGTCGCTCTAACAGTTAATTTTAGTTAAATTTAAAAACCTAAAGGTTTAGTAATTTGTTTTTAGTTCACAATTTAGCTCTAAATATGTCGACTCTCTTGGGAGGAGGGTGATCAGTAAAACAAATGAGAGAAAAAAGCCATCAACCTCATTCGCAGATGTCTAAAATTTGTCAAGCCATATAGTAAACAGTAATGATTCGTGAGAATAGACCAGAATTATAGCAATACCCATTAATAAGTGAGCTATAATTGGACTTATCTATAGCAAACAGCAATTGCTCATGAGAACGTACCATACATAGTCAGATGAGAAGAATGGAGAACAAAATGACTTAAAAATAATTCAAACAGCCATTAAATGCCACACTTTCCTTAAGAAGTTTTTAACTTGCAGCCACACTGCTTCAATCGGATTTTGTTCCGGTGCGTATGGAGCTAATTTGATGCAGTAAATCGGCCATTCTTGTTCTAGCTTATCTCCATTGACTTAATGTAAATATTTATGGAAATCATCCCTGTTATGATATGATGCACTATCCCAAATCACAATAATTTTCTGATTGGGATGAATCGCCTTTATCGCTTTGATAAATTGAATAGTATTCTGACTATTTCCACTCAAATAAGGTTTCACAATAGGTGCCAACGGTGCCCCTAAAGGCAACTCTAACCTGGTGGTATCAGCCGGGAATACGGGCGATGACCTTGATCTCAAAGTCGAACCCCGCGAGCCAGTTGACACCGATCGCCGTCCAATTCGGATAAGGCGCTTCCGGGAAGACTTCGCTTTTAACGGTCATGATCGTGCCGAACTGATTTTCGGGATCGGTATGAAAGGTTGTCACGTCGACGATATCCTCAAGCCCGCATCCACCCGCTTGCAGGGTTGCCTCGAGATTGGCGAATGCCAGACGAACCTGAGCCTCAAAGTCCGGCTCGGGTGAGCCATCGCTGCGACTGCCGACCTGACCGGACACGAACAGGAGATTATCTGATCTGATCGCTGCGGAATAGGTCTGTGACGTGTAGAGGTCATGCCGACCGGCGGGGAAAACAGCGTCACGCTGGGTCATATAGAATCTCCTGTTGTGGGTTGATGGAAAGCAGTGCCGACGAATGCTCACGACGACTTGAAAGCTGGATTGGCGCCTAACGGCAAAGTTGTGCGGCGGTAAATAAAAAAAGGCCGCAAATGAGAGATCTCCGCGCCGCCCGCTGCACCAACGTGTTAGGCAAGACAAAGCTGGCTACTAAAACTGAGCAAAAGATGGAGAAAACCGATCGATTCCTCATCAACCAAATTAAACCACGATCGCGGGAAAGATCGATCGCCCTGCGAACCAACTCTGCACTGGAAAACCGTATCGAAGGGTAGCTTGCTGCATCACTTTGTCACCGAGGCCTAACGACCAAGCTCACCGGACGCAGATAACCTTTGCAACTCAACCAATTACCTTGGCACGTTTCGGTGCAGCAACTGGTTAGACTCACGGCGCATTCTATTGCTGTGAATAAATTGACTGATACCATCAACTAGCTCAGGCACAACTGGCAGCGTTGGTTCAGAATAGGAAGCATTTTGCTGTTCAGGGTCTAATGGAACAGCTTTTAACACGTGATTCATCCCCTCAATGATTCTAAGCTCCGCATCTGGCTTAGCCATCTTCAGGGCTTGCGCCTCCCTTACAGATACTTGGATATCCGTTGTTCCTTGAACAATTAGAACAGGGACAGTAAGACGCCTAATCTCTTGGGCAGGGGTATAGCGAAACCAGGAAATGAGGTAGGGTTGGACGCTCGATCTGTAGAGCGTGTTTAGTTCTGGTGGAACAGAGGTCACTGTGTTACCTTGCTCTAGAGCCGCAAGAATCTGCTCACTCTGTTGCCATAATGCCTCTGGCAGTCTAGGTCGCAGTTGATCTCGTAAAACTTGTGATGCAGTTTGGGCAGATCCGGCTATTGATATAAAAGCATCTGCTCCAGTTTTTTGGGTCGCCAGCATTCCAATCAAAGAGCCTTCACTGTGACCAATCACGGTGACGCTTGAGAAACGAGAATCTGCCTGCAATTGCTGAATCCAAAGTGCAGCATCTTCAACATAGGTATCGAAACGCAAATCAACTTCTTTAGTCCCTGCGACTGAACTTTCTCCAATACCACGCTTGTCGTATCGTATTGCGGCAATGCCGTGACCAGCTAATCCTTCAGCCAGTAGTTTGAGGCTGTTATTCTGCCCGGCTAGAGGATTATTTCCATTGCGATCA
Above is a window of Pseudocalidococcus azoricus BACA0444 DNA encoding:
- a CDS encoding RidA family protein translates to MTQRDAVFPAGRHDLYTSQTYSAAIRSDNLLFVSGQVGSRSDGSPEPDFEAQVRLAFANLEATLQAGGCGLEDIVDVTTFHTDPENQFGTIMTVKSEVFPEAPYPNWTAIGVNWLAGFDFEIKVIARIPG
- a CDS encoding alpha/beta hydrolase, with the translated sequence MSPDSRRSVGSFICLIALPFWLLFLGHMTQSSKSVEVQITTSTGTLYGTQIIPASNVPEPGVLIIAGSGPTDRNGNNPLAGQNNSLKLLAEGLAGHGIAAIRYDKRGIGESSVAGTKEVDLRFDTYVEDAALWIQQLQADSRFSSVTVIGHSEGSLIGMLATQKTGADAFISIAGSAQTASQVLRDQLRPRLPEALWQQSEQILAALEQGNTVTSVPPELNTLYRSSVQPYLISWFRYTPAQEIRRLTVPVLIVQGTTDIQVSVREAQALKMAKPDAELRIIEGMNHVLKAVPLDPEQQNASYSEPTLPVVPELVDGISQFIHSNRMRRESNQLLHRNVPR